From the Aquitalea magnusonii genome, one window contains:
- a CDS encoding efflux RND transporter permease subunit encodes MNLSKFFIDRPIFAGVLSLLIFLAGLLSLRVLPISEYPEVVPPQIIVRAQFPGANPKVIAESVATPLEEAINGTEGMLYMSSQATTDGLMTLTVTFQIGTDPDKAQQLVQNRVSQAEPRLPEDVRRLGLTTIKSSPDLTLVVHLQSPNGRYDMNYLRNYAILNVRDRLARINGVGQVGLYGAGDYSMRIWLDPQKVAMHGLSASDVVSAIREQNVQAAAGSIGASPSAKGIQLQFPINAQGSLQTEQEFGDIIVKTGADGAVTRLRELGRIELGASEYALRSTLDNKAAVAIPISQAPGSNALQISDQVRATMAELKKSMPEGVDYAIDFDPTQFVRASIESVVHTLLEAIALVVLVVILFLQTWRASLIPLLAVPVSVVGTFAVMHGFGFTINTLSLFGLVLAIGIVVDDAIVVVENVERNIEAGLDPRAASYRAMREVSGPIIAIALVLVAVFVPLAFIGGLSGMFYKQFALTIAISTVISAINSLTLSPALSALLLQRHDAPQDWLTRQMDRWLGGFFDRFNSLFNRGATRYSQGVKQAISRKFVMLAIYASLAAVTVGLFHSIPGGFVPAQDKQYLIGFAQLPDGATLDRTDAVIHRMSDIAMKIPGVDHTIAFPGLSINGFTNSANSGIVFVTLKPFEERQGKAMSANAIAAAMNAEFGKLQNAFVVMFPPPPVHGLGTTGGFKLELEDRGGLGYEAMEKAVKAFMAGAAKAPELAGLYTSYQLNVPQLLADLDRSKAQQLGVKVNDVFNTMQIYLGSLYVNDFNKFGRTYTVRVQADANFRARPEDVGQLQVRSANGSMVPLSALLKVKPSFGPERAMRYNGFLAADINGGAAPGYSSGQAQAAVARVAAQTLPPGIGYEWTELTYQEIIAGNSGSWVFPIAILLVFLVLAAQYESLALPLSIILIVPMALLAAMAGVWLSHGDNNVFTQIGLVVLVGLSAKNAILIVEFARELEFAGRSPLQAAIEASRLRLRPILMTSIAFIMGVLPLVLAHGAGAEMRNAMGVAVFSGMIGVTVFGLFLTPVFYVLMRRLSGNRPLKLHGEVPHLDPIAQPPMGHEHGHALHPAAKHHNVE; translated from the coding sequence ATGAACCTATCCAAATTCTTCATCGACCGCCCGATTTTTGCCGGTGTGCTGTCGCTGCTGATTTTCCTGGCGGGCCTGCTGTCCTTGCGGGTGTTGCCGATTTCGGAATACCCGGAAGTGGTGCCGCCGCAAATCATCGTGCGGGCGCAGTTTCCCGGTGCCAACCCCAAGGTGATTGCCGAATCGGTGGCCACGCCGCTGGAAGAAGCCATCAACGGCACCGAGGGCATGCTGTACATGAGCAGCCAGGCCACCACCGACGGCCTGATGACGCTGACGGTGACTTTCCAGATCGGCACCGACCCGGACAAGGCGCAGCAACTGGTGCAGAACCGTGTGTCCCAGGCCGAGCCACGCCTGCCGGAAGACGTGCGCCGCCTGGGCCTGACGACAATCAAGAGCAGCCCGGACCTGACGCTGGTGGTGCATTTGCAGTCACCCAACGGCCGCTATGACATGAACTATCTGCGCAACTACGCCATTCTGAATGTGCGTGACCGGCTGGCGCGCATCAATGGCGTAGGTCAGGTGGGGCTGTACGGTGCGGGCGATTACTCCATGCGCATCTGGCTGGACCCGCAAAAAGTGGCCATGCATGGCTTGTCGGCCAGCGATGTGGTAAGCGCCATCCGCGAGCAGAACGTGCAGGCCGCCGCCGGTAGCATCGGTGCGTCCCCCAGCGCCAAGGGCATCCAGCTGCAATTCCCCATCAACGCGCAGGGCAGTCTGCAAACCGAGCAGGAATTCGGCGACATCATCGTCAAGACCGGTGCCGACGGTGCGGTTACGCGCCTGCGTGAGCTGGGCCGCATCGAGCTGGGCGCGTCGGAATACGCGCTGCGCTCCACGCTGGACAACAAGGCGGCGGTGGCCATTCCCATCTCGCAAGCCCCTGGCTCCAATGCCTTGCAGATTTCCGACCAGGTGCGCGCCACCATGGCCGAGCTGAAGAAATCCATGCCGGAAGGGGTGGACTACGCCATCGACTTCGACCCCACCCAGTTTGTGCGCGCGTCGATCGAATCGGTAGTGCACACCCTGCTGGAAGCCATTGCGCTGGTGGTGCTGGTGGTGATCCTGTTCCTGCAGACCTGGCGTGCCTCGCTGATTCCGCTGCTGGCGGTGCCGGTGTCCGTTGTCGGTACCTTTGCGGTGATGCACGGCTTTGGCTTCACCATCAATACCCTGTCCTTGTTTGGCCTGGTGCTGGCCATCGGCATCGTGGTGGATGACGCCATCGTGGTGGTGGAAAACGTGGAGCGCAATATCGAGGCCGGGCTGGACCCGCGTGCGGCATCCTACCGCGCCATGCGCGAAGTGTCCGGCCCCATCATCGCCATTGCGCTGGTACTGGTGGCGGTATTCGTGCCGCTGGCCTTCATTGGCGGTCTGAGTGGCATGTTCTACAAGCAGTTTGCGCTGACCATCGCCATTTCCACGGTGATTTCCGCCATCAATTCCTTGACGCTGTCACCGGCGCTGTCTGCCTTGCTGCTGCAACGCCACGACGCGCCGCAAGACTGGCTGACCCGCCAGATGGACCGCTGGCTGGGCGGCTTCTTCGACCGCTTTAACAGCCTGTTCAACCGTGGGGCCACGCGTTACAGCCAGGGCGTAAAGCAGGCCATCAGCCGCAAGTTTGTCATGCTGGCCATCTATGCCAGCCTGGCAGCAGTCACCGTGGGCTTGTTCCACAGCATTCCGGGTGGCTTTGTCCCGGCGCAGGACAAGCAGTATCTGATCGGCTTTGCCCAGTTGCCAGACGGTGCCACGCTGGACCGCACCGATGCGGTGATTCACCGCATGAGCGACATCGCAATGAAGATACCCGGTGTGGATCACACCATCGCCTTCCCCGGCCTGTCGATCAACGGTTTCACCAATAGTGCCAATTCCGGCATCGTGTTTGTCACCCTCAAGCCCTTCGAGGAGCGTCAGGGCAAGGCCATGAGCGCCAATGCCATTGCCGCTGCCATGAATGCCGAGTTTGGCAAGTTGCAAAATGCCTTTGTGGTGATGTTCCCGCCGCCGCCAGTGCATGGCCTGGGCACCACCGGTGGTTTCAAGCTGGAGCTGGAAGACCGTGGCGGCCTGGGTTATGAAGCCATGGAAAAGGCGGTAAAGGCCTTCATGGCCGGTGCGGCCAAGGCGCCGGAACTAGCCGGGCTGTACACCAGCTACCAACTGAACGTGCCGCAACTGCTGGCTGACCTGGACCGCAGCAAGGCCCAGCAACTGGGGGTGAAGGTTAATGACGTGTTCAACACCATGCAGATTTATCTGGGCAGCCTGTACGTCAACGACTTCAACAAGTTTGGCCGCACCTACACCGTACGGGTACAGGCCGATGCCAACTTCCGTGCGCGGCCGGAAGACGTGGGCCAGCTACAGGTGCGCTCGGCCAACGGCAGCATGGTGCCGCTGTCGGCCCTGCTCAAGGTCAAGCCCAGCTTCGGGCCGGAACGGGCCATGCGTTACAACGGCTTTTTGGCCGCCGACATCAACGGCGGTGCCGCGCCCGGCTATTCCAGCGGACAGGCGCAAGCAGCCGTGGCACGGGTAGCAGCACAAACCCTGCCGCCGGGTATTGGCTACGAGTGGACCGAGCTGACCTATCAGGAAATCATCGCGGGCAATTCCGGCAGTTGGGTGTTCCCCATTGCCATCCTGCTGGTATTCCTGGTGCTGGCGGCGCAATACGAAAGCCTGGCCTTGCCGCTGTCCATCATCCTGATTGTGCCGATGGCCTTGCTGGCGGCCATGGCCGGGGTGTGGCTGAGCCACGGCGACAACAATGTGTTCACCCAGATCGGCCTGGTGGTGCTGGTGGGCCTCAGTGCCAAGAACGCCATCCTGATTGTCGAGTTCGCCCGCGAGCTGGAGTTTGCCGGACGCAGCCCCTTGCAGGCCGCCATTGAAGCCAGCCGCCTGCGTTTGCG
- a CDS encoding efflux RND transporter periplasmic adaptor subunit, with translation MNLPIKGRRPLAMTAISFAVLAAIGTAGWLGLHSQAVQADAPAAANQAVPVSAALLVQQEVSTWQDFSGRLEAVERVELRSRVAGAIQAVHFREGALVKAGDLLVSIDPAPYQAEVDRAAAQVAAAQSQLVFARSEQDRANRMLADHAIAQRDADERNNAARAADANLKAAQAALQTARLNLSYTAIRAPVSGRVGKLLVTTGNLVSAGPDSPVLTTLVSVNPVYASFDADEETVNKALAELPDAGTARARLGDIPLQVATSTAQTFPAKLQLVDNQVDGKSGTVKLRATVDNRDGVLIPGQFVRIRLGQSKRHPALLLNEQAIGTDQDKRFVMVIDKDSKARYRQVQLGASVDGLRIVSAGLHAGERVIVDGLQKVQPGAAVAPHMVPMQPPATAAANS, from the coding sequence ATGAACCTACCCATCAAGGGCCGGCGACCGCTGGCCATGACTGCCATTTCCTTTGCCGTGCTGGCTGCCATTGGCACTGCCGGCTGGCTGGGCCTGCACAGCCAGGCGGTGCAGGCGGATGCGCCGGCTGCCGCCAACCAGGCTGTTCCCGTTTCTGCCGCCTTGCTGGTGCAGCAGGAGGTGAGCACCTGGCAGGATTTTTCCGGCCGCCTGGAGGCGGTGGAGCGGGTGGAGCTGCGCTCGCGCGTGGCCGGTGCCATCCAGGCCGTGCATTTTCGTGAAGGTGCGCTGGTGAAGGCGGGCGACCTGCTGGTGAGCATCGACCCGGCACCGTATCAGGCCGAGGTGGACCGCGCCGCCGCCCAGGTGGCCGCTGCCCAGTCCCAACTGGTATTTGCCCGCAGTGAGCAGGACCGCGCCAACCGCATGCTGGCCGATCACGCCATTGCCCAGCGCGATGCCGACGAGCGCAACAACGCCGCCCGCGCCGCCGATGCCAACCTGAAAGCCGCGCAGGCCGCCTTGCAGACAGCACGGCTGAACCTGAGCTACACCGCCATTCGCGCACCGGTATCCGGCCGGGTGGGCAAGCTGTTGGTGACTACCGGCAACCTGGTATCGGCCGGGCCGGACTCGCCGGTGCTCACTACCCTGGTATCGGTAAACCCGGTGTATGCCAGCTTTGATGCCGACGAGGAAACCGTGAACAAGGCGCTGGCCGAGCTGCCGGATGCCGGCACTGCCCGTGCGCGGCTGGGTGACATTCCGCTGCAGGTCGCTACCAGCACGGCGCAAACCTTCCCCGCCAAGCTGCAACTGGTGGACAACCAGGTGGATGGCAAGAGCGGCACGGTCAAGCTGCGCGCCACGGTGGACAACCGCGACGGCGTGCTGATTCCCGGCCAGTTCGTGCGCATCCGGCTGGGGCAGTCCAAGCGGCATCCGGCACTGCTGCTGAATGAACAGGCCATCGGCACCGATCAGGACAAGCGCTTTGTGATGGTGATCGACAAGGACAGCAAGGCGCGCTACCGCCAGGTGCAGTTGGGGGCCAGTGTCGATGGCTTGCGCATTGTCAGCGCCGGCCTGCATGCCGGTGAACGGGTGATTGTGGACGGCCTGCAGAAAGTGCAGCCGGGCGCAGCGGTAGCGCCGCACATGGTGCCGATGCAGCCCCCGGCTACTGCGGCGGCCAATAGCTGA
- a CDS encoding LysR family transcriptional regulator, with product MARENLNDLRTFVLVAREGSFTRAAAKLGVSPSAVSHTMRGLEESLGMRLVTRTTRSVALTTAGEQVLAIFAPRLDEIEAELSVLREQRDKPAGSIRITATDFAAEHYLLPKLAQLLPDYPDVQVELSIDYGLTDIVAQRFDAGIRFGDQVARDMIAVRISPDIQTTVVATPAYFARHGVPEHPRDLTEHNCIGMRLPTYGGLYAWEFEQGDNKFSIRVDGQLTINTLPQMLHATLSGIGLAYTARDYVLPYLADGSLQEVLQPWCAVFPGFHLYYPSRRQSSRALMLLVDALRYHAA from the coding sequence ATGGCCCGCGAAAACCTGAATGATCTGCGCACCTTTGTCCTGGTGGCCCGCGAAGGCAGTTTTACCCGTGCAGCGGCAAAACTGGGGGTGTCGCCCTCGGCGGTGAGCCATACCATGCGTGGGCTGGAAGAAAGCCTGGGCATGCGGCTGGTTACCCGTACCACGCGCAGTGTGGCGCTGACCACGGCAGGCGAGCAGGTGCTGGCCATTTTTGCCCCCCGGCTGGACGAAATCGAAGCCGAGCTGTCGGTACTGCGCGAGCAGCGGGACAAACCGGCGGGCAGCATCCGCATCACCGCAACGGACTTTGCCGCCGAGCATTACCTGCTGCCCAAGCTGGCACAACTGCTGCCTGACTACCCGGATGTGCAAGTTGAGTTGTCCATCGACTACGGGCTGACCGATATTGTGGCGCAGCGTTTTGATGCCGGTATCCGTTTTGGCGACCAGGTGGCACGCGACATGATTGCCGTGCGCATCAGCCCGGATATCCAGACCACCGTGGTGGCCACCCCGGCCTATTTTGCCCGCCATGGTGTGCCAGAGCACCCGCGCGACCTGACCGAACACAACTGCATCGGCATGCGTCTGCCCACCTATGGCGGGCTGTACGCCTGGGAATTCGAACAGGGCGACAACAAGTTTTCCATTCGGGTAGATGGCCAATTGACCATCAACACCCTGCCGCAAATGCTGCATGCCACCCTGTCCGGCATCGGCCTTGCCTACACCGCGCGCGACTATGTGCTGCCTTATCTGGCCGATGGCAGCCTGCAGGAAGTGCTGCAACCCTGGTGCGCGGTATTCCCCGGTTTTCATCTCTACTATCCCAGCCGTCGCCAGTCCTCCCGCGCGCTGATGCTGCTGGTGGACGCCTTGCGCTACCACGCGGCATAA
- a CDS encoding TetR/AcrR family transcriptional regulator has product MLEAALELFGQQGFEVTTINQIAAAVEISPRTLLRYFPTKEDIVLSWLEDSMSGFLAGLLNRIAAEPIPDALISGARELLALYASRKEFYLALERVIASSPQISARKHAMTAQLADEVADIIARNAPAEDAALSMQRHLYPNVLFTIIRVVVTQWVRSQGEADLQLLFSDALRVVRFQHTL; this is encoded by the coding sequence TTGTTGGAAGCGGCATTGGAACTATTCGGCCAACAAGGCTTTGAGGTCACCACCATCAATCAGATCGCCGCGGCTGTCGAGATCTCCCCGCGCACCTTGTTGCGTTATTTCCCCACCAAAGAAGACATCGTGCTCAGTTGGCTGGAGGACAGCATGTCTGGCTTTCTTGCAGGTTTGCTAAACCGGATAGCAGCAGAGCCGATTCCGGATGCGCTGATTTCAGGCGCACGAGAATTGCTGGCCTTGTATGCATCGCGCAAGGAATTTTATCTGGCGCTGGAGCGTGTCATCGCATCTTCCCCGCAAATCAGTGCGCGCAAACATGCCATGACTGCGCAACTGGCGGATGAGGTGGCCGACATCATCGCACGCAACGCCCCGGCGGAAGATGCTGCCTTGTCCATGCAAAGACACCTCTACCCTAACGTCCTTTTTACAATCATCCGGGTGGTGGTGACCCAGTGGGTAAGATCTCAGGGGGAAGCAGATTTACAGCTACTGTTCAGCGATGCCCTGCGCGTGGTCCGATTCCAACACACCCTCTAA
- a CDS encoding NAD-dependent succinate-semialdehyde dehydrogenase, with amino-acid sequence MSSTPYLPLYLWIDGQKLAGGDRAHSEVINPLNGQVLARMPHATADDLQDALSSTARGFKTWRTVPAWQRAAVIERAVAWLRERRQQLESLLTLEVGKPNAEARMEVDLTLDSMTWCAEEAKRIYGRTLEPRLPHGRAVVSHEPIGPVAAFAPWNVPALLTGRKIAAALAAGCSMVIKPSEETPATCLLIAEAFAAAGLPAGVLNVVLGDPDFISRTLLASKIIRKVSFTGPEPVGRQLAKLAAENITPITMELGGHAPVIVCDDADIEAAVAASVSNKFFNAGASCIAPTRFYVQDAVYAQFVSAFVQGAKAIKLGDGFDPETTMGPLANARRLAAMERLISDAVTRGATLETGGYRIDREGYFWAPTVLTNVPEEAEIMNQEPFGPVATISRFEKLEDAIDQANRLPFGLGAYAFTRSLARANLLADRIESGMVGINTYYFGMPEGPFGGVKQSGYGSENGIEGISAYLLTKFVHMV; translated from the coding sequence ATGTCCTCAACCCCCTACCTTCCACTGTATCTATGGATCGATGGCCAAAAACTGGCTGGCGGCGATCGGGCGCACAGCGAGGTAATCAATCCCCTGAACGGCCAGGTACTGGCCCGCATGCCGCATGCCACCGCTGACGATCTGCAGGACGCCTTAAGTTCGACAGCACGCGGCTTTAAAACTTGGCGTACTGTCCCGGCATGGCAGCGCGCAGCCGTCATCGAGCGCGCCGTTGCCTGGTTGCGTGAGCGCCGCCAGCAACTTGAATCCTTGCTGACGCTGGAGGTGGGCAAACCCAATGCGGAAGCCCGCATGGAAGTGGATTTGACGCTGGATTCAATGACCTGGTGCGCCGAAGAAGCCAAGCGCATTTATGGCCGCACCCTGGAACCACGCCTCCCCCATGGCAGGGCCGTGGTATCCCATGAGCCAATCGGCCCCGTGGCCGCATTCGCGCCATGGAATGTCCCGGCACTGCTGACCGGGCGCAAGATTGCAGCAGCGCTCGCGGCGGGCTGCTCGATGGTGATCAAGCCCTCCGAGGAAACCCCGGCCACTTGCCTGCTGATTGCCGAAGCCTTCGCTGCAGCCGGCTTGCCTGCAGGGGTGCTTAATGTGGTGCTGGGCGATCCTGACTTTATTTCCCGTACCCTGCTGGCATCCAAAATTATCCGCAAGGTTTCATTCACAGGTCCGGAACCGGTTGGGCGACAGTTGGCAAAACTGGCGGCAGAGAACATCACGCCCATCACGATGGAATTGGGCGGCCACGCACCGGTTATTGTTTGTGACGACGCAGACATCGAAGCGGCAGTGGCCGCATCGGTATCGAACAAGTTCTTTAACGCAGGTGCCAGTTGCATTGCGCCGACTCGCTTCTATGTACAGGACGCTGTCTACGCGCAGTTTGTCAGCGCGTTTGTGCAAGGAGCCAAGGCAATCAAGCTGGGCGACGGCTTTGACCCCGAGACCACCATGGGACCACTGGCCAATGCGCGCCGCCTGGCCGCGATGGAGCGTTTGATTTCCGATGCCGTCACCCGCGGCGCTACGCTTGAAACCGGTGGATACCGCATCGACAGAGAGGGATATTTCTGGGCTCCGACGGTGCTGACCAACGTACCTGAAGAGGCGGAGATCATGAATCAAGAACCATTTGGTCCGGTAGCAACCATCTCGCGCTTTGAGAAGCTGGAGGATGCAATCGACCAGGCCAATCGCCTCCCCTTCGGCCTTGGGGCATATGCATTTACCCGCTCACTTGCGCGCGCCAATTTGCTTGCGGATCGCATCGAGAGTGGCATGGTCGGTATCAACACCTATTACTTTGGTATGCCAGAAGGCCCGTTTGGCGGGGTCAAGCAAAGTGGCTACGGTAGTGAAAATGGTATCGAAGGCATCAGTGCTTATCTGCTTACCAAATTCGTCCACATGGTTTGA
- a CDS encoding LysR family transcriptional regulator → MPINELRSITTFVRTAELGSLSQAAAAQQISPQAASKALGQLEQYLGVRLFHRTTRSMSLTEEGQRFLEAVQPSLIGFQQALTTVRQSKNELSGPLRIVGPRTVLHAVIGPVMDEYCRLYPEVQLDVQLDDRIGNWVEDRIDVGFRLGNSPQEGLVARRLFPMQLIICAAPSYLRKHGRPHSLYELGAHRCSAFRRASDGRVVPWRVRVGDSMQDQPVNPVFCTNDEAIELRAVLAGEVIAQLAAPTAAHLIRSGQLVPILLDNMADNYSLFIYYGSRAAQPARVRRFIDLAVDRLTDSADFLLSREELTLAHERGVEGARS, encoded by the coding sequence ATGCCGATTAATGAGCTGCGCTCCATCACCACCTTTGTCCGCACCGCCGAACTGGGCAGCCTGAGCCAGGCCGCCGCCGCACAACAGATTTCACCGCAAGCCGCCAGCAAGGCACTGGGGCAGTTGGAACAATACCTGGGCGTGCGCCTGTTCCACCGCACCACCCGCAGCATGTCGCTGACTGAAGAAGGACAGCGCTTTCTGGAAGCGGTACAACCCTCGCTGATCGGCTTCCAGCAAGCCCTCACCACCGTACGCCAAAGCAAGAATGAGCTATCAGGGCCGCTGCGCATCGTCGGGCCGCGCACCGTGCTGCACGCCGTCATCGGCCCGGTAATGGACGAATACTGTCGGCTCTACCCGGAAGTACAACTGGACGTGCAACTGGATGACCGCATCGGCAACTGGGTGGAAGACCGCATCGACGTCGGTTTCCGCTTGGGCAACTCGCCACAGGAAGGACTGGTGGCGCGCCGCCTGTTTCCCATGCAGCTGATCATCTGCGCGGCACCCAGTTATTTGCGCAAGCACGGCAGGCCACACAGCCTGTACGAACTGGGCGCGCATCGCTGTAGCGCCTTTCGCCGGGCCAGTGATGGCCGCGTGGTGCCGTGGCGCGTGCGGGTAGGTGACAGCATGCAGGATCAACCGGTCAATCCAGTCTTCTGCACCAATGATGAAGCGATTGAATTGCGCGCCGTACTGGCAGGTGAAGTGATTGCCCAACTTGCTGCGCCCACTGCTGCGCACCTGATCCGCAGTGGCCAGTTGGTACCCATCCTGCTGGACAACATGGCCGACAACTACAGCCTGTTTATTTATTACGGCAGTCGCGCTGCCCAGCCGGCAAGGGTAAGGCGCTTCATTGATCTTGCGGTGGACCGGCTGACTGATTCCGCTGACTTTTTACTGAGCCGAGAAGAACTCACCCTGGCCCATGAGCGCGGGGTAGAGGGGGCCAGAAGTTAA
- a CDS encoding iron-containing alcohol dehydrogenase — protein sequence MDNFTFFNPTKIDFGTDKEQLIGQHLAEHGISKVLLCYGSERIKRDGLFQTVSQSLAAHGIEFVEFGGIVSNPVLSKVREGIALARGHQVGAVLSVGGGSVLDSSKAIAAGVAYAGDVWDLFIGKAAIESALPVFSILTLAATGSEMNSGAVVTNEATKEKFAIQSVHTFPRVSIVNPALMQTVSRDYLVYSAADIIAHCIEGYFTATVQPKLHSRMVEAIVKTVIDNTQVLLEQPDNYPARAEFAWAATQALNGLIYAGTAGFNYPNHMIEHALSALFNVPHGAGLSVIMPAWMKWYYQRNPAQFQRFAKQVFALDDGLQGIAALENWFDSIGTPTRLSQLGISKTDLPAITDVVLGNAQWFGIADIYTKDVVAEILQLAL from the coding sequence ATGGATAACTTTACTTTTTTCAATCCCACCAAGATTGACTTCGGCACAGACAAAGAGCAGCTGATCGGTCAGCACCTGGCCGAGCATGGCATTAGCAAGGTGCTGCTGTGCTATGGCAGCGAGCGCATCAAGCGTGACGGCCTGTTTCAGACGGTAAGCCAGAGCCTGGCCGCGCATGGCATCGAATTTGTCGAATTTGGCGGCATTGTCAGCAACCCGGTACTGAGCAAGGTGCGTGAGGGGATTGCACTGGCGCGCGGCCATCAGGTGGGTGCCGTGCTCAGTGTGGGCGGCGGTTCGGTGCTGGACAGCAGCAAGGCCATTGCCGCCGGGGTGGCATACGCTGGCGATGTGTGGGATCTGTTCATCGGCAAGGCGGCGATTGAGTCTGCATTACCGGTGTTTTCCATCCTGACGCTGGCGGCTACCGGCAGCGAGATGAACAGTGGCGCGGTGGTGACCAACGAGGCCACCAAGGAAAAGTTTGCCATCCAGTCGGTGCATACCTTCCCGCGTGTTTCCATTGTCAACCCGGCGCTGATGCAGACGGTGTCGCGCGACTATCTGGTGTATTCGGCCGCCGACATCATCGCCCACTGCATTGAAGGCTATTTCACCGCCACGGTGCAGCCGAAGCTGCATTCGCGCATGGTGGAGGCCATCGTCAAGACCGTGATCGACAACACCCAGGTGCTGCTGGAGCAGCCGGACAACTATCCGGCCCGTGCCGAGTTTGCCTGGGCGGCCACCCAAGCCCTCAACGGCCTGATCTATGCCGGAACTGCCGGCTTTAACTACCCCAATCACATGATCGAACACGCCTTGTCGGCGCTGTTCAATGTGCCGCACGGTGCCGGTCTGTCGGTGATCATGCCGGCCTGGATGAAGTGGTATTACCAGCGCAATCCGGCGCAGTTCCAGCGCTTTGCCAAGCAGGTATTCGCTCTGGATGACGGACTGCAGGGCATTGCCGCACTGGAAAACTGGTTTGACAGCATCGGCACCCCCACGCGTCTGTCACAACTGGGTATCAGCAAGACCGATCTGCCGGCCATCACCGACGTGGTGCTGGGCAATGCGCAGTGGTTTGGTATTGCCGACATCTACACGAAAGACGTTGTGGCCGAGATTCTGCAACTGGCCCTCTAA
- a CDS encoding SDR family oxidoreductase produces MRKEVIVIIGAGGIGVAIARRQGFGRTVLLADYNETTLHQAAQSMRDAGYAVETQVVDVTSRQSVQKLAATAAALGDVMQLVNTAGLSPNMAPVEDVLKVDLYGAAVVFDEFEKVIAPKGSGLIISSMAGHMMPALPPEQDQALLHTPTEELLSLPFLQAEAIPNTVVAYMIAKRANHLRVQASAISWGARAARVNSISPGIVVTPLALHELNSEIGGMYRAMIEASPAKRMAPPEEIAIAASFLLGPDAAFVTGSDLLIDGGVIAAMKTGTLATPD; encoded by the coding sequence ATGCGCAAGGAAGTTATCGTCATTATTGGTGCCGGTGGTATTGGGGTGGCCATTGCGCGCCGCCAGGGTTTTGGCCGTACGGTGCTACTGGCCGATTACAACGAAACCACCCTGCATCAGGCTGCGCAATCGATGCGTGACGCTGGGTATGCGGTGGAAACGCAAGTGGTGGATGTCACCTCGCGTCAGTCGGTACAAAAACTGGCGGCGACTGCAGCGGCCCTGGGCGATGTGATGCAGCTTGTGAATACCGCAGGTCTATCACCAAACATGGCACCCGTTGAAGATGTGTTGAAAGTGGACCTGTATGGCGCAGCAGTGGTGTTCGATGAGTTTGAGAAGGTGATTGCACCTAAAGGCTCCGGGCTGATCATCTCCAGCATGGCCGGACACATGATGCCCGCCCTGCCGCCCGAGCAAGACCAGGCGCTGCTGCATACGCCGACCGAAGAACTCTTGTCCCTGCCTTTCCTGCAAGCAGAGGCCATCCCGAATACGGTGGTGGCTTACATGATCGCCAAGCGCGCCAACCACCTGCGTGTGCAAGCCTCCGCAATCAGCTGGGGCGCGCGTGCTGCCCGTGTCAACTCCATCAGTCCCGGCATTGTGGTGACACCGCTGGCACTGCATGAACTCAATTCGGAAATCGGTGGCATGTACCGCGCCATGATTGAGGCATCCCCTGCCAAGCGCATGGCACCGCCGGAGGAAATCGCCATTGCTGCGTCTTTCTTGTTGGGACCGGATGCCGCATTCGTTACCGGCAGTGATCTGCTGATTGATGGCGGTGTGATTGCCGCAATGAAAACCGGCACGTTGGCGACACCAGATTAA
- a CDS encoding NAD(P)H-binding protein gives MTRVLILGANGQLARHTMPFLLAHQDIQLTLYLRRKNRLANPDPERVSMIEGDVLEQDTLQAAMHGQDVVYANLAGDMAAQARCIITAMQSTGVRRLIFISSMGIYGEVPGEKYRSILNPYRDSAALVEASGLDYTVLRPGWFTREQSFNYQLTRKGEPFKGHDVSLNGLSTLITKLVLTPGLEIGQSLGVSKA, from the coding sequence ATGACACGCGTTTTGATTCTCGGTGCCAATGGTCAGTTGGCCCGGCATACCATGCCATTTCTTCTTGCCCACCAAGACATACAGTTAACGCTTTATTTACGGCGGAAAAACCGTCTGGCCAATCCGGACCCGGAACGGGTGTCCATGATTGAAGGCGATGTGCTTGAGCAAGATACCCTGCAGGCCGCAATGCATGGCCAGGATGTGGTCTATGCCAATCTTGCGGGTGATATGGCGGCTCAGGCACGGTGCATTATCACTGCCATGCAGTCTACTGGTGTGCGTCGTCTTATTTTCATTAGTTCCATGGGGATTTATGGCGAAGTGCCGGGTGAAAAATACCGCAGCATACTAAACCCATACCGTGATTCAGCAGCCCTGGTGGAAGCCTCTGGGCTTGACTACACCGTGCTGCGTCCCGGTTGGTTCACACGAGAACAATCGTTCAATTACCAGTTGACCAGGAAAGGGGAGCCATTCAAAGGACATGACGTATCCCTGAACGGCCTTTCTACGCTGATTACCAAGCTTGTACTGACTCCAGGCTTGGAGATCGGGCAAAGCCTGGGTGTGAGCAAAGCATGA